In Bos indicus isolate NIAB-ARS_2022 breed Sahiwal x Tharparkar chromosome 10, NIAB-ARS_B.indTharparkar_mat_pri_1.0, whole genome shotgun sequence, the DNA window GTACCACAGGTCTAGAGTGTGGTCCGTGGGTCTCCTACCTGGGAACCCTGGCCCCAACCTTACTGCCATCCCTCCCCCAGGTACTGGGCTGTTTGGAATCTGAACTAAGGTGGGGCTGGCTCCAGGGGCTGGGTGACAGGCCTTCATCCTTCAGGGGGCTTTGCAGCAATACCCAGGTTATGGCCATCCACTGTACTTGCCAGGCAGGTGTCCTCACAGACTAGACCTGGcgttctccacagcccagcagGCAGGTTCCTCATCTCAGCTTCTCACTGTCCATCTCCTTATCCTCCTTGGACAATCTCCGAGGCCCCAGGAAGGGGGAGGGATTGATAGTATCTTTGAGGGACTAGATGGACTCCCACCACCCAAGCTCCTATCCTGCTTCAGTGTCTCAGAGTCTCTTCCTGTCCTGTGATGAATATCCAGTGGGAGAAAAACAGGTGGAAACAGCTGCATATTTTGTCCCCAGCCTTTTCTGTCTTCTGACTCTGGGTTTGCATCGCGCCATAGGCTCCCCAGGTGCTTGGTTCAGAGGAAAGTGGGGTAGCCAGTCCATGCACAGCTGCTGGTAGCCTGACCCCACTAGACTTTTGCACTCTGGAAGAGGGGTCCTAAGAAAATCCAGGCTGGAAATGCAGTGAGGGTAGGCCAGAGTTATTGCAGCGGATGCTGGAAGGGCTTCAGTGGGGAAGAAGGCAGACCAGGACAGGCTTCTCTCATTGCCTGTTTCTGTCCTGCAGGTTGGAGATACTCCATGACACACACTCGGAGGAAGTCTCTTCCCATGCTGAGTTCAGGCCCTACAGGCCGCCAGGAGCCCCTGCAAATGGAAGGCAGCAGTGTGGAGCAGCGGGCAGAGGGCGTGGAGCCAGGTCCTCCTGAGAGCTCGGAGCATCTTACAGGGCGCCGCAAGAACTACCCACTGCGGAAGCGCCCGTTAGTTCCCGAGAAGCCCAAGACCTGCAAAGTGCTGCTGACCCGCCTGGAGAATGTGGCTGGTCCACGGAGCGCAGATGAGGCTGATGAGCTGCCCCCCGACTTGCCCAAGCCCCCTAGCCCAACCCCATCCAGCGAGGACACTGCCCTCTCACAGCCCCGCAAGCGGCGCCTGGCCTCCCTCAATGCCGAGGCCCTCAATAACCTGCTGCTGGAGCGGGAGGAGACCAGCAGCCTGGTGGGCACTCGCCGCAGCCGAGGAGGAGACCCCCACCGCAGCCGGGACCGTGACCGGGCTACTGGAGGCTGGGCCTCCTCTAAGAAGCGGCCCCGGCTTGGGAACCTCGGAGAAGGAAGTCGGGACCTGTCTCCAGAGCCGGCACCGGATGAAGGGGCCCGCAGAGATGGTGATCCAACTCCCAAGAGGCTGGCCAGCCTGAATGCAGCTGCCTTCCTGAAGCTGAGCCAGGAGCGGGAGCTCCCCCTGCGGCCGCCTCGTGCCCACCCTGAAGCAGATGGGCACTCTGCGGAGCCATCAGCACCCAAGGGCCTGAGGCCTAAGTGGGCCAAGGTCAACAGCAAGAACTATCCCAAGGCCCGACAGGGAGCTGGCAGCTCTGGGGAGGCTGCAGGCCCACCCGGCTGGCAAGGGTGCCCCGAGGAGCCTTGGCCATCTTCCCCGCCTCGtgggccagccagccagccacttTACCAGCCCCTGAGCAAGGCTCTGGAGAGCCCCTTAGGGCTGCGCCCACAGCTGCCCCTGCTGATGGGGGGCCAGGCAGCCCTGAAGCCGGAGCCTGGGCGCCCAGGCGAGGAGTCACCTGCCCCCAAGCAGGAACTGCACCAGCCCTCGTTCCCCACACCGCAACTCTCCCCGCTCCCGATGCCTGGCAACCCTGCTGACTACAATGGCCTGTATGGTCGGCCTGAGCTCACCGCATTGGGCAACTTCTATCTGTACTGCAGCCAAGACAGGTTGCagtgtgggggctactcttcctgcCCTATGCTCCCTGAGGGCAAGCTGTCCCCAGTGGCTGCACCTAACGAGGGGCTTCTTTTGGCTCCAAGCTCAGTGCCTGCAGGCACCCCTTTCCAGCACCCTCCATGGGGTTCTCGCTATTGCCCCGACGAGGATACTGGAGCGAATGGCTACAGCATCTGTGAAATGTTGTCCACGTCTCTTACCCACATCGGCACTACCTGTGGCGGCTGCCCCTACAAAATGCCTTTTGCAGCAGGTATGCCTTCCCAGAGGTGGGGTATCTCAGGGCATCTCTGAGATGCGGTGTTCCAGGAGAGTGGGCCGTGGACTGGGGTGGGGTGTCTTGGCATCTACAACTGCATGGGAAGGCAAGGGGTTTTGAGAAGGGCGGATTCCCCTGATTTTGTGCGATCAGCCTAGGAAATTCCCAGGAAAGAGGCCCATGTTTAGTTCTCAGCAGCCCTGCTGTGTCCCCGCTGTCTGTAGAGGTTTCTCACCTTGGCAGTTGGCAGCGCTGTGGTGGTAGAAAGGGCGAGGACAGTCTCTCCTGCCTCCCCACTGGGATACCCATTCTTAGACTTTGAGTAGCAAGATAGATGTTGAAATTAGCACTTGTGCCATATTGTTCCCATGTCCCTTTTGCCTTTCTTGAGGAAAACTAGAATTCATTACTTCCCAGGAACCCAGACCATCTGCTTGCCAACCAAGTGCAGTATCCATGGGAGGGATGGTGGATACAGGCCTGGTAGGTGGTGCCAGCTGTATTAGGGTAGTTTCATCCTGGCCGTACAGGCCTTGAAAGAGAAGTAATGCTCAGACTTAGTATTACCTTGCTAGGTGTGGACCAGGTGGGTACACCCGGAGAACAGACAGGCTGCTGCTGGGGCCTCTGGCTTTGGTGTGTACCTTCTCAGCAAGATCAGACAACTGAGAGCTCATGCTGTAGCTGATGAGACAGCCCTAAGTGATCTCTCTGCCCCCAAACTGGCAGGAGTGTCTTCACATGCCTCTCCAGGCTCCCTTCTGGGTGGAAATGACATGACCAGAGCCATGCTGGCCAGGATGTCTGCTATGCTGCTGGTGAAGTGAGGGGCCATGCCTTCTCAGGGCTTTCTGCCTTCTCCTCCACAGCCCTTCTCGAAGGGGTCTATAAAACAACTTAATAGACCGCTTGACTCTCGCCAGACTGGTTGTTTCAGGTTCTGGCGTGAGTAGGAGCTCTGGAGAAATGAGAACAGGCTTCTTCTTaggcttttatttctcttctgtacCACTCCCTAAGTTTAGTCACCTAACCCGTGGGACCCAAGACCCTTAGCCCTTTGCCCTGGGACACCGGTAAGTACCATGTGCCAGGTGCTTGTTCTTGGTGCTTTATATATTGGAGGCCATACAGCATGTTAATTGAGCACAGACTCTGTGGCCAGACTGAAATGTTCTCCCCAGCCACGTGATCGATCGTGTGACAAACCAGTAActgctctgtgtctcagtttccttaattGTAAAAGGAGAGTAGTGGCACCCACCTCCTGGGCTTGTTGTGAGGATGAGATGAGTTGATAGAAAAATGCCTAGGACATACTACATGATACTTGAAATGACTGCTTTTGTGGCAAGGCACTgagaggtaaagtgacttgcctgaggtcacacagctggcgaGTGGCAGATCAGGGACTCCCATCCTCATGTAGCTTCAGATCCCCTGTTCCCAATCACTGTGGAGGCCTttagaaaaggaatattaagtcAGAGCTAGAGATGCTATTCCCATTCTACTTCTTTCAGGCTAGAAGCGGAGATGGAGATGGCTATGGGCCAGTCTCCCAAGGTCAAGGAAAACCATTGGCAGTCCCTGATCATCTACCTTAAGGGCCTCTgaccccacctgccactgcaTTGGCCTTGGGTTCACACTTAGAATTAAGATGgaagcaggcttccctgatagctcagttggtaaagaatccgcctgcaatgcgggagacctgggttcagtccctgggttgggaagatcccctggagaagggaaaggctatccactccagtattctggcctggagaattccacggactgtatagtccatggggtcgcagagtcagacacaactgaacaactttcactttcaggctgtgAAAGCAGAGGTGCTGGGGATTCACTGCTTGTCCTTACCTGCCTTGATTCCCTCTCTCATTTTCCCAGAAGGCTGCAGATCCCTGGGCCAGCTGGAATTTCCTCTCCCGGCAGCCGGCCACCCTGCCTCACCTGCCCACCCCCTCCTGGGGTGCCCTGTGCCCAGCGTGCCACCTGCAGCAGAGCCCGTCCCCCATCTTCAGACACCCACCTCGGAGCCCCAGACAGTAGCCCGTGCGTGCCCTCAGAGCGCCAAGCCTCCTAGTGGCTCCAAGTCAGGTCTGCGCACGGGCTCCAGCTGTAGGCACACTGCGCGGAGCAAGGCCGCCCGCAGGCCCAGCCACCCCAAGCAGCCTCGCGTCCAGCGCCCACGCCCccgccgccgtcgccgccgccgcACTAATGGCTGGGTGCCCGTCGGGGCTGCCTGCGAGAAGGCCGTCTATGTCTTGGTGAGCGCCAGCTCCCAGccgatggggagaagggagggtggTGGCAGGGACACAGGACCTGCAGTGAGGTGGTTCCCAGCCACCCCTGTCTCTGGCCACTCTGAGAGGTGACAAGGGGTTCCAGCTCAGTTTTACCCTGGGGAAGTGATCACGCTGGCCCAGcctgctcccccagcccctcctgaccCGGTGCCCTGTGCCTTGGGGAGTCAGGGAATACACAGTCAGTCACAGCTGGTGGCTTCCATCTCCATCACTGACTCTCAGAGAGGCCTCCTGATGAGTCTTCACCTCTCTTCCTGGATTGTAAagtagaggacttccctggagacttTTTGGATAAGTATGTACAGTGGAAATGGGGATAAGCATAGGAAATTAGTGACACAGG includes these proteins:
- the BAHD1 gene encoding bromo adjacent homology domain-containing 1 protein isoform X1; the protein is MTHTRRKSLPMLSSGPTGRQEPLQMEGSSVEQRAEGVEPGPPESSEHLTGRRKNYPLRKRPLVPEKPKTCKVLLTRLENVAGPRSADEADELPPDLPKPPSPTPSSEDTALSQPRKRRLASLNAEALNNLLLEREETSSLVGTRRSRGGDPHRSRDRDRATGGWASSKKRPRLGNLGEGSRDLSPEPAPDEGARRDGDPTPKRLASLNAAAFLKLSQERELPLRPPRAHPEADGHSAEPSAPKGLRPKWAKVNSKNYPKARQGAGSSGEAAGPPGWQGCPEEPWPSSPPRGPASQPLYQPLSKALESPLGLRPQLPLLMGGQAALKPEPGRPGEESPAPKQELHQPSFPTPQLSPLPMPGNPADYNGLYGRPELTALGNFYLYCSQDRLQCGGYSSCPMLPEGKLSPVAAPNEGLLLAPSSVPAGTPFQHPPWGSRYCPDEDTGANGYSICEMLSTSLTHIGTTCGGCPYKMPFAAEGCRSLGQLEFPLPAAGHPASPAHPLLGCPVPSVPPAAEPVPHLQTPTSEPQTVARACPQSAKPPSGSKSGLRTGSSCRHTARSKAARRPSHPKQPRVQRPRPRRRRRRRTNGWVPVGAACEKAVYVLDEPEPAIRKSYQAVERHGETIRVRDTVLLKSGPRKTSTPYVAKISALWENPESGELMMSLLWYYRPEHLQGGRSPSMHEPLQNEVFASRHQDQNSVACIEEKCYVLTFAEYCRFCAMAKRRGEGLPSRKTALVPPSVDYSTPPHRTVPEDTDPELVFLCRHVYDFRHGRILKNPQ
- the BAHD1 gene encoding bromo adjacent homology domain-containing 1 protein isoform X3, with the translated sequence MTHTRRKSLPMLSSGPTGRQEPLQMEGSSVEQRAEGVEPGPPESSEHLTGRRKNYPLRKRPLVPEKPKTCKVLLTRLENVAGPRSADEADELPPDLPKPPSPTPSSEDTALSQPRKRRLASLNAEALNNLLLEREETSSLVGTRRSRGGDPHRSRDRDRATGGWASSKKRPRLGNLGEGSRDLSPEPAPDEGARRDGDPTPKRLASLNAAAFLKLSQERELPLRPPRAHPEADGHSAEPSAPKGLRPKWAKVNSKNYPKARQGAGSSGEAAGPPGWQGCPEEPWPSSPPRGPASQPLYQPLSKALESPLGLRPQLPLLMGGQAALKPEPGRPGEESPAPKQELHQPSFPTPQLSPLPMPGNPADYNGLYGRPELTALGNFYLYCSQDRLQCGGYSSCPMLPEGKLSPVAAPNEGLLLAPSSVPAGTPFQHPPWGSRYCPDEDTGANGYSICEMLSTSLTHIGTTCGGCPYKMPFAAEGCRSLGQLEFPLPAAGHPASPAHPLLGCPVPSVPPAAEPVPHLQTPTSEPQTVARACPQSAKPPSGSKSGLRTGSSCRHTARSKAARRPSHPKQPRVQRPRPRRRRRRRTNGWVPVGAACEKAVYVLDEPEPAIRKSYQAVERHGETIRVRDTVLLKSGPRKTSTPYVAKISALWENPESGELMMSLLWYYRPEHLQGGRSPSMHENEVFASRHQDQNSVACIEEKCYVLTFAEYCRFCAMAKRRGEGLPSRKTALVPPSVDYSTPPHRTVPEDTDPELVFLCRHVYDFRHGRILKNPQ
- the BAHD1 gene encoding bromo adjacent homology domain-containing 1 protein isoform X2 is translated as MTHTRRKSLPMLSSGPTGRQEPLQMEGSSVEQRAEGVEPGPPESSEHLTGRRKNYPLRKRPLVPEKPKTCKVLLTRLENVAGPRSADEADELPPDLPKPPSPTPSSEDTALSQPRKRRLASLNAEALNNLLLEREETSSLVGTRRSRGGDPHRSRDRDRATGGWASSKKRPRLGNLGEGSRDLSPEPAPDEGARRDGDPTPKRLASLNAAAFLKLSQERELPLRPPRAHPEADGHSAEPSAPKGLRPKWAKVNSKNYPKARQGAGSSGEAAGPPGWQGCPEEPWPSSPPRGPASQPLYQPLSKALESPLGLRPQLPLLMGGQAALKPEPGRPGEESPAPKQELHQPSFPTPQLSPLPMPGNPADYNGLYGRPELTALGNFYLYCSQDRLQCGGYSSCPMLPEGKLSPVAAPNEGLLLAPSSVPAGTPFQHPPWGSRYCPDEDTGANGYSICEMLSTSLTHIGTTCGGCPYKMPFAAGCRSLGQLEFPLPAAGHPASPAHPLLGCPVPSVPPAAEPVPHLQTPTSEPQTVARACPQSAKPPSGSKSGLRTGSSCRHTARSKAARRPSHPKQPRVQRPRPRRRRRRRTNGWVPVGAACEKAVYVLDEPEPAIRKSYQAVERHGETIRVRDTVLLKSGPRKTSTPYVAKISALWENPESGELMMSLLWYYRPEHLQGGRSPSMHEPLQNEVFASRHQDQNSVACIEEKCYVLTFAEYCRFCAMAKRRGEGLPSRKTALVPPSVDYSTPPHRTVPEDTDPELVFLCRHVYDFRHGRILKNPQ